The Hyalangium ruber genome includes a window with the following:
- a CDS encoding response regulator: MKTLLLIDEDRNAQAQVQEAFASDSEFSVVPVATYEEALWGLEEYPVGLVLVSLGLRERQGFQVLMYLANCYPEVPVMVMSEPWEPHDELPVLPWVGHLRKPLRAQALAARVRDYLQSLQRRDRRSLSLQDFLQILGLERETCLLSVGAERHSGEFHLFQGEVVHATCGAAEGEAAVREMLEWEHVWLRMRQLPAELRLTLPTRLSKLLVEVEPALNEGMAPSAPLPEPKAYAGARYRTRREGAVSRAATWVERWLSGWRVGLPDSGQ, translated from the coding sequence ATGAAGACCCTCCTGCTGATCGACGAAGACCGGAACGCCCAGGCCCAGGTGCAGGAGGCCTTCGCCTCGGACTCCGAGTTCTCCGTGGTCCCCGTGGCCACGTACGAGGAGGCGCTCTGGGGCCTGGAGGAGTACCCCGTCGGCCTCGTGCTGGTGTCCCTGGGCCTCCGAGAGCGGCAAGGCTTCCAGGTGCTGATGTACCTGGCCAACTGCTACCCCGAAGTGCCGGTGATGGTGATGAGCGAGCCGTGGGAGCCGCACGACGAGCTGCCCGTGCTCCCGTGGGTGGGCCACCTGCGCAAGCCGCTCCGGGCCCAGGCGCTCGCCGCCCGCGTGCGCGACTACCTGCAGAGCCTCCAGCGGAGAGACCGCCGCAGCCTGTCGCTCCAGGACTTCCTCCAGATTCTCGGGCTGGAGCGCGAGACGTGCCTGCTGAGCGTGGGCGCCGAGCGGCACAGCGGCGAGTTCCACCTCTTCCAGGGCGAGGTGGTGCATGCCACCTGTGGCGCGGCCGAGGGCGAGGCCGCGGTGCGAGAGATGCTCGAGTGGGAGCACGTGTGGCTGCGCATGCGGCAGCTCCCCGCCGAGCTGCGCCTGACTTTGCCCACCCGGCTGAGCAAGCTGCTCGTCGAGGTGGAGCCCGCGCTCAACGAGGGCATGGCCCCCAGCGCGCCCCTGCCCGAGCCCAAGGCGTACGCCGGAGCCCGGTACCGGACCCGTCGCGAGGGCGCCGTGAGCCGCGCGGCCACCTGGGTCGAGCGGTGGCTGTCGGGGTGGCGGGTCGGCCTGCCCGACAGCGGTCAGTAG
- a CDS encoding ATPase domain-containing protein — protein sequence MTAVPPPSLQRIPSGVLGLDAVLDTGFLQGGTYIIAGMPGTGKTILGNQICFHHVAQGGRVVYVTLLAETHGRMLAHLRGMAFFTEEPLASALHYVSAYRVLTQEGLKGLLDLLRQLIREHRASMLVLDGLVSASASAPNELAFKEFIHELNTLVSVIGCTTFLLTNGHSPEDVHPEHTMVDGLIELTDELIGVRAVRELIVRKFRGSAHLRGRHTFQISQQGITVYPRSEAMLSDPVAMPGEYKARAPVGVPTLDEMLRGGLQRGSATLLMGPSGSGKTLLGLQFLAHGAQLGEPSLYFGFYESPPRLVGKGESIGLDIAGPVKKGLLEMIWQPPVELVLDALAVKILAALRRGGIRRLLIDGLVGFKESTVHPERINRFFAAFTNELRAMEVTTVFTEETRVLFGPEVETPVKGLSALVENHLFLRQLEWKGELRRVLAILKTRESGHDPSLRELIINDEGLHIGPRFDSAVAVLTDSSLSPSSRRGMEGGRGSRTRKKRGSRK from the coding sequence ATGACGGCCGTACCCCCTCCCTCTCTCCAGCGCATCCCCAGCGGCGTGCTCGGGCTGGACGCCGTGCTCGACACCGGCTTCCTCCAGGGAGGCACCTACATCATCGCGGGCATGCCGGGCACGGGGAAGACGATCCTCGGCAACCAGATCTGCTTCCACCACGTGGCCCAGGGCGGCCGCGTCGTCTACGTCACCCTGCTGGCCGAGACGCACGGGCGGATGCTGGCGCACCTGCGCGGCATGGCCTTCTTCACCGAGGAGCCGCTGGCCTCGGCGCTGCACTACGTGAGCGCCTACCGGGTGCTCACCCAGGAGGGGCTCAAGGGGCTGTTGGACCTGCTGCGCCAGCTCATCCGCGAGCACCGCGCCTCGATGCTGGTGCTGGACGGGCTGGTGAGCGCCAGCGCCTCGGCGCCCAACGAGCTGGCCTTCAAGGAGTTCATCCACGAGCTCAACACGCTGGTGAGCGTGATTGGCTGTACCACCTTCCTGCTCACCAACGGCCACTCGCCCGAGGACGTCCACCCCGAGCACACCATGGTGGACGGCCTCATCGAGCTGACGGACGAGCTGATCGGCGTGCGCGCGGTGCGCGAGCTCATCGTCCGCAAGTTCCGCGGCAGCGCGCACCTGCGCGGGCGGCACACCTTCCAAATCTCCCAGCAGGGCATCACCGTCTACCCGCGCTCGGAGGCGATGCTGTCGGACCCCGTCGCCATGCCGGGCGAGTACAAGGCGCGCGCGCCGGTGGGCGTGCCGACACTGGATGAGATGTTGCGGGGCGGGCTGCAGCGCGGCAGCGCCACGCTGCTGATGGGGCCCTCGGGCAGCGGCAAGACGCTGCTGGGGTTGCAGTTCCTGGCGCACGGCGCGCAGCTGGGCGAGCCGAGCCTCTACTTCGGCTTCTACGAGTCGCCGCCGCGGCTGGTGGGCAAGGGCGAGTCCATCGGGCTGGACATCGCGGGGCCGGTGAAGAAGGGGCTGCTGGAGATGATCTGGCAGCCGCCGGTGGAGCTGGTGCTGGACGCGCTGGCGGTGAAGATCCTCGCCGCGCTGCGCCGAGGAGGCATCCGCCGGCTGCTCATCGACGGGCTGGTGGGCTTCAAGGAGTCCACGGTTCACCCCGAGCGCATCAACCGCTTCTTCGCCGCCTTCACCAACGAGCTGCGGGCGATGGAGGTGACGACGGTCTTCACCGAGGAGACGCGGGTGCTCTTCGGTCCGGAGGTGGAGACGCCCGTCAAGGGGCTGTCGGCGCTGGTGGAGAACCACCTCTTCCTGCGGCAGCTCGAGTGGAAGGGGGAGCTGCGGCGGGTGCTCGCCATCCTCAAGACGCGCGAGAGCGGGCATGACCCGTCGCTGCGCGAGCTCATCATCAACGACGAGGGCCTGCACATCGGCCCCCGCTTCGACAGCGCGGTGGCGGTGCTCACCGACTCGAGCTTGTCGCCCTCCTCGCGACGCGGCATGGAGGGCGGGCGAGGCTCCCGCACACGGAAGAAACGAGGGAGCCGGAAGTGA
- a CDS encoding MlaD family protein, whose translation MSLFTSTERERSLAWRAGLFVAGGLVLAAVVVFFIGQQTRLFEKQVTYRAFFPNVEGLTEESPVWIGGLEVGRVVGIAFADNGADHRIEVQIELSEKYANRVREDSIARLSSLGVLGEKAVDITLGDPKLPAMPSGGVLRSGSGGDLNTLMQAAGEIMDDSKAISRSLRVAVEAYSDPQIAADVAGTVRSLRALLEEVEKGDGVLHALVYDKEAGRQVREVMASTAQAAQRIDSAVGHVEALLEEVRKGDGTAHALIYGQEGAKALSELGAAAGQLAGLIEDAKQSPNGAVHQLVYGDARGMFADLGSAAADIKKITSTVASGEGTVGGLISDPTVYEDLRQVLGNVKRNRVLRALVRFSVNNREELDQVGKVKQAPEDATGVGGSGKAK comes from the coding sequence ATGAGCCTGTTCACCTCCACCGAGCGTGAGCGGAGCCTGGCCTGGCGCGCGGGCCTCTTCGTGGCCGGAGGGCTGGTGCTGGCCGCCGTGGTCGTCTTCTTCATCGGCCAGCAGACGCGCCTCTTCGAGAAGCAGGTCACCTACCGCGCCTTCTTCCCCAATGTGGAGGGGCTCACCGAGGAGTCGCCGGTGTGGATCGGCGGCCTCGAGGTGGGGCGGGTGGTGGGCATCGCCTTCGCGGACAACGGGGCGGACCACCGCATCGAGGTCCAGATCGAGCTGTCCGAGAAGTACGCCAACCGGGTGCGCGAGGACTCCATCGCGCGGCTCTCCAGCCTGGGCGTGCTGGGCGAGAAGGCGGTGGACATCACCCTGGGAGATCCGAAGCTGCCGGCCATGCCCTCGGGGGGCGTGCTGCGCTCGGGCTCGGGCGGAGACTTGAACACGCTGATGCAGGCGGCCGGGGAGATCATGGACGACTCCAAAGCCATCAGCCGCTCGCTCCGCGTGGCGGTGGAGGCCTACTCGGATCCGCAGATCGCCGCGGACGTGGCGGGCACGGTGCGCAGCCTGCGGGCGCTGCTGGAGGAAGTGGAGAAGGGCGACGGCGTGCTGCACGCGCTCGTCTATGACAAGGAGGCCGGGCGCCAGGTGCGCGAGGTGATGGCGAGCACGGCGCAGGCGGCCCAGCGCATCGACTCGGCGGTGGGGCACGTGGAGGCGCTGCTGGAGGAGGTGCGCAAGGGAGACGGCACGGCGCACGCGCTCATCTACGGCCAGGAGGGCGCCAAGGCGCTGAGCGAGCTGGGCGCGGCGGCGGGGCAGCTCGCCGGGCTCATCGAGGACGCGAAGCAGAGCCCCAACGGCGCGGTACACCAATTGGTGTACGGCGATGCGCGGGGAATGTTCGCGGACCTGGGCAGCGCGGCGGCGGACATCAAGAAGATCACCTCCACGGTGGCCAGCGGCGAGGGCACGGTGGGTGGGCTCATCTCGGACCCCACCGTCTACGAGGACCTGCGCCAGGTGCTGGGCAACGTGAAGCGCAACCGGGTGCTGCGCGCCCTGGTGCGCTTCTCCGTCAACAACCGCGAGGAGCTCGACCAGGTGGGCAAGGTGAAGCAGGCGCCCGAGGACGCCACCGGCGTCGGAGGCTCCGGCAAGGCGAAGTAG
- a CDS encoding DMT family transporter, with protein MLRPRLYILAAAVLWSTAGAAVKLSTLSAYQIASGRSLIAALVLWLAFPAGRKLPSLRALGVAVAYAATVVLFIIANKLTTSANAIFLQDTAPLYVLVLSPLLLKEKPSRSELTAAPIFLVGLSLFFVDKLEPGQMLGNVIALGSGVAFALTILGLRAASSEGQVVLVWGNLLAGLSVLVPALGGPLPTPVDVGLLAFLGVFQLGLAYTLFHWGIRETPAVEASLLILLEPVLNPVWTFLLAGERPGPWALLGGGIILLATAWRTVLGARSAKASAPAP; from the coding sequence ATGCTCCGCCCCCGCCTCTACATCCTCGCCGCCGCCGTGCTCTGGTCCACGGCGGGCGCGGCCGTGAAGCTGTCCACCCTGAGCGCCTACCAGATCGCCTCGGGCCGCTCGCTCATCGCCGCGCTGGTGCTGTGGCTGGCCTTCCCCGCCGGGCGCAAGCTCCCCTCCCTGCGCGCGCTCGGGGTGGCGGTGGCCTACGCCGCCACGGTGGTGCTGTTCATCATCGCCAACAAGCTCACCACCTCCGCCAACGCCATCTTCCTGCAGGACACCGCGCCGCTGTACGTGCTGGTGCTGTCACCGCTGCTCTTGAAAGAGAAGCCCTCCCGGAGCGAGCTGACCGCGGCGCCCATCTTCCTGGTGGGCCTGAGCCTCTTCTTCGTGGACAAGCTGGAGCCCGGGCAGATGCTGGGCAATGTGATTGCGCTGGGCTCGGGCGTGGCGTTCGCGCTCACCATCCTCGGGCTGCGCGCGGCGAGCTCCGAGGGGCAGGTGGTGCTGGTCTGGGGCAACCTGCTCGCGGGGCTGAGCGTGCTGGTGCCCGCGCTGGGCGGCCCCCTGCCGACACCGGTGGATGTGGGGCTGCTCGCCTTCCTCGGGGTGTTCCAGCTGGGGCTGGCGTACACGCTGTTCCACTGGGGCATCCGGGAGACGCCAGCGGTGGAGGCCTCGCTGCTCATCCTGCTCGAGCCCGTGCTCAACCCGGTGTGGACCTTCCTCCTGGCGGGCGAGCGACCAGGCCCCTGGGCGCTGCTGGGCGGCGGCATCATCCTGCTCGCGACGGCGTGGCGCACGGTGCTGGGCGCTCGGAGCGCCAAGGCGTCCGCACCCGCACCCTAG
- a CDS encoding metallophosphoesterase — protein MRTLFIGDVHGCADELDALLKECGWQPGERVVLVGDLVAKGPDSAGVVQRARELGLKAVRGNHDEHVLRWYQGQQKPGKKLKPEHQHVLDTLRRADWDYLDALPLYLRLPDVNALAVHGGFLPGVSLRRQRQEHLLNLRSIASDGTPSKRVDGGAPWASHWRGPELVLFGHDAVRGLQRHPHAFGLDTGCVYGGRLTAYVLPEGRFYSVPARRMYMDMHAA, from the coding sequence ATGCGGACGCTGTTCATCGGAGACGTGCATGGGTGTGCCGACGAGCTGGACGCGCTCCTGAAGGAGTGCGGCTGGCAGCCAGGCGAGCGCGTGGTCCTCGTGGGGGACCTGGTGGCCAAGGGGCCTGACTCCGCGGGCGTGGTGCAGCGGGCGCGCGAGCTGGGCCTCAAGGCCGTGCGCGGCAACCACGACGAGCACGTGCTGCGCTGGTACCAGGGCCAGCAGAAGCCGGGAAAGAAGCTCAAGCCCGAGCACCAGCACGTGCTGGACACGCTGCGCCGGGCCGACTGGGACTACCTCGACGCGCTGCCGCTCTACCTGCGCCTGCCGGACGTCAACGCCCTGGCCGTCCACGGAGGGTTCCTACCGGGCGTCTCGCTCCGGCGGCAGCGCCAGGAACACCTGCTCAACCTGCGCAGCATCGCCTCGGATGGCACGCCCTCCAAGCGGGTGGACGGCGGAGCGCCCTGGGCGAGCCACTGGCGCGGGCCGGAGCTCGTCCTCTTCGGTCACGACGCGGTGCGGGGGCTCCAGCGCCACCCGCACGCCTTCGGGCTCGACACCGGCTGCGTCTACGGCGGCCGGCTCACCGCGTACGTGCTGCCCGAGGGCCGCTTCTACTCGGTGCCCGCCCGGCGCATGTACATGGACATGCACGCCGCCTGA
- a CDS encoding immunity 52 family protein, with amino-acid sequence MVDECYYAGAYWGPRREDVGECARRAELFFHMLARCDASLNQWYRRGRVARGLPGHRVRMEHREELEELLLRGRNRATLDKSAIEDLGFSLEVWNQRPAATATNVSVRCGGYTEHVSNACLVDPPSEGEAADRMLHVSPLAQVLECMATAWEPSWGVVNTNLGLDLLPKAQKGAARVGWMTYFARRRGTVPPLPAPVRIEPIGALGTLVILTPERFTVSNPEHLALGRRVHELLDRAGLLKPELS; translated from the coding sequence ATGGTGGATGAGTGCTACTACGCTGGCGCCTACTGGGGTCCTCGTCGCGAGGACGTAGGCGAGTGCGCCCGGCGCGCGGAGCTCTTCTTCCACATGCTCGCGCGGTGTGATGCATCGCTCAACCAGTGGTACCGGCGAGGGCGCGTGGCACGTGGTCTTCCCGGTCATCGGGTGCGGATGGAGCATCGGGAAGAACTCGAAGAACTCCTTCTGCGTGGCAGGAACCGGGCCACCCTCGACAAGTCCGCCATCGAGGATCTGGGCTTCAGCCTCGAAGTCTGGAACCAGCGGCCTGCCGCCACGGCCACGAATGTGAGCGTTCGCTGCGGGGGCTATACAGAGCACGTCAGCAATGCCTGCCTCGTGGATCCGCCCAGTGAAGGAGAAGCGGCGGACCGCATGCTCCATGTCTCTCCTCTGGCGCAAGTCCTGGAATGCATGGCCACTGCCTGGGAGCCGTCCTGGGGTGTGGTCAACACGAACCTGGGGTTGGACCTCCTGCCCAAAGCCCAGAAGGGAGCGGCACGCGTGGGGTGGATGACGTACTTCGCGCGACGCCGAGGCACTGTCCCTCCCTTGCCCGCCCCCGTGCGCATCGAGCCCATTGGCGCATTGGGGACGCTCGTCATCCTCACCCCCGAGCGCTTCACCGTCTCCAACCCCGAGCACCTCGCCCTGGGCCGCCGCGTGCATGAGCTGCTGGACCGGGCGGGACTGCTGAAACCCGAGCTGTCCTGA
- a CDS encoding Tox-REase-5 domain-containing protein, whose amino-acid sequence MSQPNGAAVSAGLFELFGEERDAFQRLQEAAGLEEGARHEEGEELEPEDARELWEALAGTRATVKHFGPRRTLAFLLRQVLSANEDVPYGALLERTQRFRFLVVMRPDGYLTGALSGRPLQHMGRLRLHAGRLMAGPFEVGAFYRDRGGVFHAVDETLQPLPQPPVGEFELERDWFNAALDGAEDALEEMVVGLAGLVTDPIRGVEGLAQLPSAVAGLIASSPEYFARYGTRPLQEQIREAARLSTHLLMLYGSAAGTSTRMGTAGAKLPVLSLNAEGALALEQVAVPVGSTAAVLGAGAGAVYVVMGAEKAPEKGDTSADARGPGAWKHKKFSGSERARRYQEQITGSSADEVYFIGKVEYDGFKAGLLKEAKGPGYLEFFEKNGQPKQWYRDSGRFQELLDQAAAQSRAARSLPVQWHVAEHELVDFLRRHFERAGIENIEILHTPPVP is encoded by the coding sequence GTGTCCCAGCCGAACGGTGCAGCCGTCAGCGCGGGGCTGTTCGAGCTCTTCGGCGAGGAGCGGGATGCGTTCCAGCGACTGCAGGAGGCAGCGGGCCTGGAAGAGGGGGCGCGGCACGAGGAGGGCGAGGAACTGGAGCCCGAGGACGCGCGCGAGTTGTGGGAGGCGCTCGCGGGCACCCGGGCCACGGTGAAGCACTTCGGCCCCCGCCGCACGCTGGCCTTCTTGCTGCGCCAGGTTCTCAGCGCGAACGAGGATGTGCCCTATGGGGCGTTGCTGGAGCGAACCCAGCGCTTCCGCTTCCTGGTGGTGATGCGACCGGACGGATACCTGACGGGTGCGCTGAGCGGTCGGCCCTTGCAGCACATGGGACGGTTGAGGCTACACGCGGGCCGGCTGATGGCGGGGCCGTTCGAGGTCGGCGCCTTCTACCGGGACCGAGGCGGCGTCTTCCACGCGGTGGACGAGACGCTCCAACCGCTCCCCCAGCCTCCGGTGGGTGAGTTCGAGCTGGAGCGCGACTGGTTCAACGCCGCGCTGGATGGGGCGGAGGATGCGCTGGAGGAGATGGTCGTGGGGTTGGCGGGACTGGTGACTGACCCCATCCGGGGTGTGGAGGGGCTGGCGCAGCTGCCCTCCGCCGTGGCGGGCCTCATCGCCTCCTCGCCCGAGTACTTCGCTCGCTATGGGACGCGGCCGTTGCAGGAGCAGATCCGCGAGGCGGCGCGGCTGTCGACCCACCTGCTCATGCTCTACGGCAGCGCGGCCGGAACCTCGACGCGCATGGGTACCGCGGGGGCGAAGCTGCCTGTGCTGTCTCTCAACGCCGAGGGGGCACTGGCCCTCGAGCAGGTGGCGGTGCCCGTGGGGAGCACGGCGGCGGTGCTCGGCGCGGGGGCAGGGGCCGTCTACGTCGTCATGGGGGCGGAGAAAGCTCCGGAGAAGGGAGACACGTCAGCGGATGCGAGGGGGCCCGGAGCGTGGAAGCACAAGAAGTTCTCTGGCTCCGAGCGCGCACGGCGCTACCAGGAGCAGATCACCGGCAGCTCCGCGGACGAGGTCTACTTCATCGGCAAGGTGGAGTACGACGGCTTCAAGGCAGGCCTCCTGAAGGAGGCCAAGGGCCCCGGCTACCTCGAGTTCTTCGAGAAGAATGGACAGCCCAAGCAGTGGTACAGGGATTCGGGAAGGTTCCAGGAACTCCTCGATCAGGCGGCCGCACAATCACGAGCAGCCCGCAGCCTTCCCGTACAATGGCATGTGGCCGAGCACGAACTGGTCGACTTCCTCCGCAGACACTTCGAGAGAGCAGGAATTGAGAACATCGAAATCCTCCACACTCCGCCCGTTCCCTGA
- a CDS encoding response regulator: protein MKTVLLVDDEHAIIDALAGILEDEGFRVVTASNGREALSRLEEGVPDVALVDVMMPGMDGRELVHRMQADPRFRGVPVVLMSAVPQSILARDGALGCVDFFHKPFDLWQLLARLRQLSGMEPG, encoded by the coding sequence GTGAAGACGGTCCTCCTCGTCGATGACGAACACGCCATCATCGATGCGCTGGCGGGAATCCTCGAGGACGAGGGCTTCCGGGTGGTGACGGCTTCCAATGGGCGCGAGGCGCTCTCGCGGTTGGAAGAGGGCGTGCCGGACGTGGCGCTCGTGGACGTGATGATGCCGGGCATGGACGGGCGCGAGCTGGTGCATCGGATGCAGGCGGACCCGCGCTTTCGCGGCGTCCCCGTGGTGCTCATGAGCGCCGTGCCGCAGTCCATCCTGGCGCGGGACGGGGCGCTGGGCTGCGTGGACTTTTTCCACAAGCCGTTCGACCTGTGGCAGTTGCTGGCCCGGCTGCGCCAGCTCTCGGGGATGGAGCCGGGGTGA
- a CDS encoding MlaE family ABC transporter permease, producing MSSTVETHPGPGTELAPTEEAAPSLGARVRQRLETLGAITVMTGKVFSRAVRPPYDWGALVYHTESLGVRSMPIALLTSTFAGLVISLQFGFFLARFGVQYTVGRVVVLTLFRELAPVLTALTVGARIGSGMAAELGAMTVTEQVDAIRALGADPLRKLVVPRVLACLLVMPTLTVLADVIGLVAGALVVNAQYGITFDMFFKGALDTVVMMDFASGVLKGAVFGVIIGLVGCFKGLTVEGGTEGVGRATTQTVAITSVSVCLADFFITKLTLYF from the coding sequence ATGAGCAGCACGGTGGAGACCCACCCGGGCCCCGGCACCGAGCTTGCCCCCACGGAGGAGGCCGCGCCCTCGCTGGGAGCGCGCGTCCGCCAGCGGCTGGAGACGCTGGGGGCCATCACGGTGATGACCGGCAAGGTCTTCTCGCGCGCGGTGCGCCCGCCATACGACTGGGGCGCGCTCGTCTACCACACCGAGTCGCTGGGCGTGCGCTCCATGCCCATCGCCCTGCTCACCTCGACGTTCGCGGGGCTCGTCATCTCGCTGCAGTTCGGCTTCTTCCTGGCGCGCTTCGGCGTGCAGTACACCGTGGGCCGCGTCGTGGTGCTCACGCTGTTCCGTGAGCTGGCGCCCGTGCTTACCGCGCTCACGGTGGGCGCGCGCATCGGCTCGGGCATGGCCGCCGAGCTGGGCGCCATGACGGTCACCGAGCAGGTGGACGCCATTCGCGCGCTGGGGGCCGACCCGCTGCGCAAGCTGGTGGTGCCGCGGGTGCTGGCGTGCCTGCTGGTGATGCCCACGCTCACCGTGCTGGCGGATGTCATCGGCCTGGTGGCCGGCGCGCTCGTCGTCAACGCCCAGTACGGCATCACCTTCGACATGTTCTTCAAGGGCGCGCTGGACACGGTGGTGATGATGGACTTCGCCTCCGGCGTGCTCAAAGGCGCCGTCTTCGGCGTCATCATCGGACTGGTGGGCTGCTTCAAGGGCCTCACCGTGGAGGGCGGCACCGAGGGCGTGGGCCGCGCCACCACGCAGACGGTGGCCATCACCTCCGTGTCCGTGTGTCTGGCCGACTTCTTCATCACCAAGCTCACCCTCTACTTCTAG
- the alr gene encoding alanine racemase: protein MNVEHGGPGAGFAAHASWLELSASSLRHNVEVFRALEAVAAGPRRRLGAVLKGNAYGHGFRQTLPLVHAGVDLLYLIDPLDALAVRAFEREQGLAPRQVLVLGAVAPEEAVALAREGVDAVVADRSWEEAGALLRAAKLERPLRAHVHIDTGLGREGFTLEQLPRDTGFLSEYRDVLQVVGVLSHFANTEDVTEQGYALAQLDAFETGMARLVAQLSPARPLERHIAASAASLVLPRARYDALRVGIALYGLWPSVETRLSARLVLGEVPALKPVLTWKCRSQAVKWLPAGSYVGYGCTYRCSEPTRIAVLPVGYFDGYPRLVSGKAHVLVNGRRCAVLGRVMMNHLIVDVTRATTDERPVTATLLGHDGEESVSAEALATWAQTIHYELVTRLGAHLRRVVVD, encoded by the coding sequence GTGAACGTGGAGCACGGCGGTCCGGGCGCGGGTTTCGCGGCCCATGCATCCTGGCTGGAGCTGAGCGCTTCGAGCCTGCGGCACAACGTGGAGGTGTTCCGCGCGCTGGAGGCTGTGGCCGCCGGGCCTCGGCGGAGGCTGGGGGCGGTGCTCAAGGGCAACGCCTACGGGCACGGCTTCCGGCAGACGCTGCCACTGGTTCACGCAGGGGTGGACTTGCTGTACCTCATCGATCCGCTGGATGCGCTGGCGGTGCGCGCCTTCGAGCGGGAGCAGGGGCTGGCGCCTCGGCAGGTGCTCGTGTTGGGGGCGGTGGCGCCGGAGGAGGCGGTGGCGCTGGCGCGCGAGGGCGTGGACGCGGTGGTGGCGGACCGCTCGTGGGAGGAGGCGGGGGCGCTGCTGCGCGCGGCGAAGCTGGAGCGCCCGTTGCGGGCCCACGTCCACATCGACACGGGGCTGGGGCGCGAGGGCTTCACGCTGGAGCAGCTCCCGCGCGACACGGGCTTTCTCTCGGAGTACCGGGACGTGCTCCAGGTGGTGGGGGTGCTGAGCCACTTCGCCAACACGGAGGACGTGACGGAGCAGGGCTACGCGCTGGCGCAGCTGGACGCGTTCGAGACGGGGATGGCGCGGCTGGTGGCGCAGCTGTCACCCGCGCGGCCGCTGGAGCGGCATATCGCCGCGAGCGCCGCGAGCCTGGTGCTGCCGAGGGCGCGCTACGACGCGCTGCGGGTGGGCATCGCGCTGTATGGGCTGTGGCCCTCGGTAGAGACGCGGCTGTCGGCGCGGTTGGTGTTGGGCGAGGTGCCGGCGCTCAAGCCGGTGCTCACCTGGAAGTGCCGGAGCCAGGCGGTGAAGTGGCTGCCGGCGGGCAGCTACGTGGGCTACGGGTGTACGTACCGGTGCTCGGAGCCCACGCGCATCGCGGTGTTGCCGGTGGGCTACTTCGACGGGTACCCGCGCCTGGTGTCGGGCAAGGCGCACGTGCTGGTGAACGGGCGGCGGTGCGCGGTGCTGGGGCGCGTGATGATGAACCACCTCATTGTCGACGTGACACGGGCCACGACGGACGAGCGGCCGGTGACGGCGACGCTGCTGGGGCACGACGGTGAAGAGTCGGTGTCGGCCGAGGCGCTGGCCACCTGGGCGCAGACCATCCACTACGAGCTGGTGACGCGGCTGGGCGCGCACCTGCGGCGCGTGGTGGTGGACTGA
- a CDS encoding ABC transporter ATP-binding protein, with translation MRSHEPTPTLEFRRPTTGEELIRFEHLKKAFGPKRVYDDLDLTVRAGETLVVIGGSGTGKSVLLKCLIGLLYPDAGRILFQGQDLTRFHEEDFFAVRRHVAMVFQGAALFDSLTVGENVAYPLREHFPELSPQEISRRVAEKLAWVNLPGTEGMMPADLSGGMRKRVGLARAIATDPEVILWDEPTTGLDPITTTNVNAMINSMKQRLGCTSIVVTHDMLSAFAVADRIAMLANRRIVQVGTPDEMRRSTVPEVRAFMDARRGEMEGMEVAS, from the coding sequence ATGCGCTCGCACGAACCGACCCCCACCCTGGAGTTCCGCCGGCCCACCACGGGCGAGGAGCTCATCCGCTTCGAGCACTTGAAGAAGGCCTTTGGCCCCAAGCGCGTCTACGACGACCTGGACCTCACCGTGCGCGCGGGAGAGACGCTGGTGGTCATCGGCGGCTCGGGCACCGGCAAGAGCGTGCTGCTCAAGTGCCTCATCGGCCTGCTGTACCCGGACGCGGGGCGCATCCTCTTCCAGGGGCAGGACCTGACGCGCTTCCACGAGGAGGACTTCTTCGCGGTGCGCCGCCACGTGGCCATGGTGTTCCAGGGCGCGGCGCTCTTCGACTCGCTCACGGTGGGCGAGAACGTCGCCTACCCGCTGCGCGAGCACTTCCCCGAGCTGTCACCCCAGGAGATCTCCCGCCGCGTGGCGGAGAAGCTCGCCTGGGTCAACCTTCCGGGCACCGAGGGGATGATGCCCGCGGACCTGTCCGGCGGCATGCGCAAGCGCGTGGGGCTGGCGCGCGCCATCGCCACCGACCCCGAGGTCATCCTCTGGGACGAGCCCACCACGGGGTTGGACCCCATCACCACCACGAACGTCAACGCGATGATCAACTCGATGAAGCAGAGGCTGGGCTGCACGTCCATTGTGGTGACTCACGACATGCTGAGCGCCTTCGCGGTGGCTGACCGCATCGCCATGCTGGCCAACCGGCGCATCGTCCAGGTGGGCACGCCTGACGAGATGCGCCGCTCCACGGTGCCGGAGGTGCGCGCCTTCATGGACGCGCGGCGCGGGGAGATGGAAGGGATGGAGGTGGCGTCATGA